One segment of Rubripirellula amarantea DNA contains the following:
- a CDS encoding S1C family serine protease: protein MREDPTSGEELRLGNRPTWDSKSGSGDVPPQAGNDRQVPGVYQISLHRIDPATGQPIQTPHVEQTATTLPSGSLTSPPEVLQPRSIPIPVVSKPVRPQAPSTSSVHTRRTDPILQSVGMLATMAVMLLAARFVVPHIVEEIRYGWHRGELRAEYEAGTDGLRNVSLESLSDAYEMVTAAVGPSVVHIDVQRRLPMTQLDMDASIANRLLPSSDQGSGVVVDSDGYMVTNRHVISEGEDITVTLSDGRRLPAVVVGTDSLTDLAVLKVDASGLIPILWGDSDRCRVGSPVWAVGSPFGLDRTVTFGILSGKHRKVRASTEWQDFMQSDVAVNPGNSGGPLVDARGTLIGINTAIVGDTYQGVSFSVPSNVARKVYERIKTNGRVDRGWLGVSLGKVSDDLLVGNDPRMRGAAVQYLPDDKAPAARAGIQVGDIIIEVDQTPVRETSHLMQMIGQSGPGEKIELRIWRDGKMMNVPIVLDARPDSLNLR, encoded by the coding sequence ATGCGAGAAGATCCCACCTCTGGAGAAGAGCTAAGGCTGGGGAATCGTCCGACATGGGATTCAAAGTCCGGGTCAGGCGACGTGCCGCCGCAAGCAGGAAACGATCGGCAGGTCCCAGGTGTTTATCAAATCAGCCTGCACCGAATTGATCCTGCGACCGGGCAACCAATTCAGACGCCTCATGTAGAGCAAACTGCGACGACCCTGCCTAGCGGATCGTTGACCTCGCCTCCGGAAGTGCTTCAGCCGAGGTCGATCCCGATTCCCGTGGTGTCGAAACCGGTGCGTCCTCAAGCTCCGTCGACATCATCGGTGCATACGCGGCGAACGGATCCCATCCTGCAAAGCGTGGGAATGTTGGCGACGATGGCGGTCATGTTGTTGGCTGCTAGATTTGTCGTTCCTCATATCGTCGAAGAGATCCGATACGGTTGGCATCGCGGGGAATTGCGTGCTGAGTACGAGGCTGGAACGGACGGCCTACGAAATGTCTCACTAGAATCGCTCAGCGATGCCTATGAGATGGTTACCGCCGCAGTCGGTCCGAGTGTCGTGCACATTGATGTCCAACGTCGGTTGCCCATGACGCAATTGGACATGGACGCCTCAATCGCCAACCGCTTGTTGCCGTCGTCGGACCAGGGCAGTGGAGTGGTGGTGGATTCTGATGGATACATGGTGACGAATCGTCACGTCATTTCCGAAGGAGAAGACATCACGGTGACGCTTAGCGATGGTCGTCGATTACCGGCCGTGGTGGTGGGAACCGATTCGCTAACGGACCTAGCCGTATTGAAGGTCGATGCGTCGGGACTCATTCCGATTCTTTGGGGTGATAGCGATCGTTGCCGCGTCGGTTCGCCGGTGTGGGCGGTGGGCAGTCCGTTTGGTCTTGATCGTACGGTGACGTTCGGAATCCTTAGCGGAAAACACCGCAAGGTCCGCGCAAGCACGGAATGGCAGGACTTCATGCAAAGCGACGTGGCTGTGAACCCTGGCAACAGCGGAGGCCCACTGGTTGATGCTCGAGGGACCCTGATCGGCATCAATACGGCGATCGTGGGTGATACGTACCAAGGGGTTAGCTTTTCCGTGCCCAGCAACGTAGCCAGAAAGGTCTACGAGAGAATCAAAACGAATGGACGCGTTGACCGAGGATGGCTCGGAGTTTCACTGGGAAAGGTTTCAGATGACCTATTGGTGGGCAATGATCCTCGCATGCGAGGTGCCGCAGTGCAGTATTTGCCAGACGACAAGGCCCCGGCTGCACGGGCTGGAATTCAGGTAGGCGATATTATCATCGAGGTAGATCAGACACCGGTTCGCGAGACCTCCCATTTAATGCAAATGATCGGTCAGTCTGGCCCCGGCGAAAAAATCGAGCTGCGGATCTGGCGGGACGGTAAAATGATGAATGTTCCGATTGTTCTTGATGCTCGGCCCGATTCGTTGAACCTGCGGTGA